Proteins from one Mus pahari chromosome 10, PAHARI_EIJ_v1.1, whole genome shotgun sequence genomic window:
- the C10H15orf65 gene encoding uncharacterized protein C15orf65 homolog isoform X2: MAFAEEIKDKKNSLTSDAEMKPEPPALCVNPGNPVFSCMLDPKTLHTATSLSKPQMIMYKTNASQYGAFSPRPFFFPCKYLPQEQAFTEHLRATGFYQNNSLNIGPDRTRTINSPNYQHTL; this comes from the coding sequence GATAAGAAAAATTCTTTGACTTCAGATGCAGAAATGAAACCTGAACCACCGGCTCTGTGCGTAAACCCTGGCAaccctgtgttttcctgtatgttGGATCCCAAGACATTGCACACAGCCACCTCACTGTCCAAACCCCAGATGATTATGTACAAGACCAATGCCAGCCAGTATGGGGCCTTCTCACCCAGgcccttcttctttccctgtaAGTACCTACCACAAGAGCAGGCGTTTACAGAGCACCTCAGAGCAACCGGCTTTTATCAAAACAACAGCCTAAATATTGGCCCTGACCGAACCAGAACTATCAATTCTCCTAATTATCAACACACACTATGA